The segment ATCGTTCACCGCCTCAGCGGCGAACAGGCAGCGCCTACACTTGCCGAATGGCAGGACGAACGGCGCGCGGGCAACCAACCGCTCAAGCTGCAGTGACACCCCACGGGCGCGGCGTACCGCCACGTACGCCGCGCTCGGGCGCACGCCGTGCTCCAGCACCTGTCGTAACGTCTGACATGGCCGCCGGCGGCCTGCGTTTTGGAGAGCGAGCAGCATGCGTACAGCCCTTGAACCCTATCAATCCGGTTTTTTCGACGTTACCCACAAGCTGACCGTCGAAAAGCACGGTCACACAGCCCTCATCACCATCAATCACCCGCCGGCCAATAGCTGGGACCGGGAGTCGCTGATCGGCCTCAAGCAGGTGGTCGAGCATCTCGACCGGGACGACGAGATCTACGCACTGGTGATCACCGGCCAGGGCGAGCGCTTTTTCAGTGCAGGTGCGGATCTGCAGCAGTTCGCCGAGGGCGATCCAATCCGTGCACAGGAGATGGTGCGGCGGTTCGGCGAAGCCTTCGAGGCGCTACGCGACTTCCGTGGGGTTTCCATTGCGGCGATCAACGGCTTCGCTTTGGGGGGCGGGCTGGAATGCGCCCTTGCCTGTGACCTGCGCATCGCTGAAGAGCAGGCCGAATTGGGCCTGCCCGACGCAGCCTTCGGCCTGTCCCCCTGCGGCGGTGGCACGCAGGCGCTGGCCTGGTTGGTCGGCGAAGGCTGGGCCAAGCGCATGATTCTCTGTGGCGAGCGCATACGCGCCGACACAGCCCTGCGCATCGGCCTGGTCGAGCAGGTCTGCCCGAGTGGCGAGTCGCGCGGACACGCCTTGATGCTTGCCGCGCGCGCAGCGCAGCAGAGCCCAGTGGCGATTCGCGCGATAAAGCCGCTGATCGACGGCGCGCGCAAGCGCCTGCCGGAATCCTTTCGGGCAGCCGAGCGGGAAACCTTCCTTCGATTGTTCGACGCCGCAGACACGCGGGAAGGCATCCAGGCCTTTCTGGAAAAGCGTGAACCGCGCTGGCGCAATCGCTAGCCGAGCGACGCTCAACGGCGATAAGGCTGATAGCGCCCGCCGTGATCGTAGCCGCGCTGCAGGGTGCGGTAGTCCCGCGTCGGCGGGCGCTGCCAGTGCGGCACGCCAGGCTGCTGCGGACGCCATTGCCCGGGCGGCGCGGAGCGATGCGGCGGAAAGCGGTCGGCTCGGCGCGGATAACGTTCCAGGCGTCCCGGAGCGTGCCGGTCGTAGTAGCGCTGTGGCAGCCGCCCGTCGTAGCGCGGCGGGAGATTCGGACGGTAATGCGGCTGGTATGGATAGGGGCTGCGGGGATCGTAGCGATAGTCCCGCGATGGCGCTTGGTAGCGCGGCCCCTCCGGATCGTAGACAAAGACGCCGCCGCGCCACTGCGCCTGCGCCAGGCCGGCACTCAGCACCAACGACAGCGCCATCACGAGCACACTCGTTTTCATGGACACCTCCATGCCGGTCGGTTGCCGACATGCATGCCTTGCATATGACCACAACGGCGGCACCCGCGATCACCGTTCGGATGATCGGCGCGCCCGGCCGAGCGCTGCGGCAGCCCGCCGCAGCTTGTACCGTCGGCGACGCTTCCCGATAATAGCCGCCCTTTACCTTCACGGCTCCCGCAGATCGCGACGGAAACGCTAATGACCGAACTCGCCCTGATCATGGTTAGCGCCATTCTCGTCAATAATTTCGTGCTGGTGCAGTTTCTCGGACTATGCCCGTTCATGGGCGTGTCCAAGAAGATCGAGACAGCCATTGGTCTGTCTCTGGCAACAACCTTCGTGCTGACGCTGGCCGCGATGTGCAGTTATCTCGTCCAGCGCTATGTACTGCAGCCGCTGGACCTGGAGTTCTTGCGCACCATCAGCTTCATCCTGGTGATCGCCGTGGTCGTTCAGTTCACCGAGATGGTGGTGAACAAGACCAGCCCGCTGCTGTACCGGGTACTTGGCATCTTTCTGCCGCTGATCACTACCAACTGCATCGTCCTTGGTGTCGCCCTGCTCAATGCCAACAAGAGCGAGTTCACCTTCATCACCGCCACGGCGAACGGCTTCGCCGCCGGTCTGGGCTTTTCTCTGGTCCTGGTGCTGTTCGCCGCCATGCGCGAGCGGATTGCCATTGCCGATGTACCGCGCTCCTTTCAGGGCCCGGCCATCGGCATGATCACGGCGGGCCTCATGTCGCTCGCGTTCATGGGCTTTACCGGGCTGATCAAGCTATGAGCATGGTGTTGGTCGCCGTTCTGGCGCTTCTCGCGCTGTGTCTGGTATGCGGCGCCATCCTGGGATTCGCCGCCGTACGCTTTCGCGTCGAGGGCGACCCTATCGCCGAGCAGGTCAATGCCCTGCTGCCGCAGACCCAGTGTGGCCAATGCGGCTATCCGGGCTGCAAACCCTACGCCGAAGCGATCGCCGCCGGTGACAAGATCAACAAATGTCCGCCGGGCGGCGAAGCGACCATCCAGGCGCTGGCCGACCTGCTCGACGTCGAGCCCGAGCCGCTGGACGCCGAGGGCGGCGAGAAGCCGCAAATGGTCGCCTATATCCGCGAAGCGGAGTGCATCGGCTGTACCAAGTGCATCCAGGCCTGCCCGGTCGACGCCATCGTCGGAGCCGCACGCCAGATGCACACCGTCATCGTCTCCGAGTGCACCGGTTGCGACCTTTGCGTGGAGCCCTGCCCGGTCGACTGTATCGACATGATCGAGGTCGGTCGCGACCTGCGCAGCTGGAAGTGGGACTTGCCGACGCCTCCGGGCCGGCTGATTGCCACCGACCGGGAGCAAGCCGCATGAGCGCATTGAAGGTGTGGGACATTCCCGGCGGCATTCATCCGCCGGAGCACAAGACACTTTCCAACGGTACGCCGATCCAGCAGCCGCCGCTGCCGAGGCGGCTGATCGTACCGCTCGCACAGCACCTGGGCGCACCTGCCGAACCTTGCGTCGCGGTGGGCGAGCGCGTGCTCAAGGGACAGAAGATCGCCGAGGCGACCAGTGCGGTCAGCGCGCCAGTCCATGCGCCGACCTCGGGGGTGGTGAGCTTCATTGGCCCGCAGCCCTACCCGCACACATCCGGCCTGCCGAGCGCCGCCATCGTCATCGACAGCGACGGCCAGGACGAGTGGATCGCATGCGAGGCCATTTCCGATTACCGTGCCCTGGAGCCGACCGAACTGCTCGCGCGGATTCGCCAGGCCGGCATTACCGGCCTTGGTGGGGCCGGCTTTCCCACCGCAGTGAAGCTGGCCGCGAGACCCGCCCAGCAGATCCGCACGCTGATCATCAATGGCACCGAGTGCGAGCCCTACATCACCGCCGATGACCTGCTGATGCGCGAGCGCGCCAGCGCCCTGGTCAGCGGCATCGACATCCTCGTCCACTTGATCGCCCCGGCTGAGGTCATGATCGGTATCGAGGACAACAAGCCGGAGGCCATTGCCGCGGTCCGTCAGGCACTCGGCGAACGTCCTTACGTCCTGAAGGTGTTTGCGACGAAGTATCCGTCTGGCGGCGAGCGGCAGCTGATTCAGATCCTCACCGGCGAAGAGGTTCCCAGCGGCGGCCTGCCTGCCGACATCGGCATGCTTTGCCAGAATGTCGGTACCTGTGTCGCCGTGCACGACGCGGTACTGCTCGGCCGGCCGTTGATCTCGCGCATCACGACGCTGACCGGCGAAGCACTGAGCCAGCCGATGAACGTCGAAGCACTGATCGGCACGCCCGTCGGCGAGCTGCTCGAATTCGCCGGCCTGCACCGCGATCGACTGTCCCGCCTGATCATGGGCGGCCCGATGATGGGCTTCACGCTGCCCTCGCTCGACGTCCCGCTGATCAAGACCACCAATTGTCTGCTCGCCGTTACCGCAGCCGAACTACCCGCCCCCCCACCGGCACTGCCCTGCATCCGCTGTGGCGAATGCGCTGAGGTTTGTCCCGCGCGGCTGCTGCCGCAACAGCTGCATTTCTTTGCCCTCGGCCAGGAACACGAACAGCTCAAGGCGCACAACCTGTTCGACTGCATCGAGTGCGGCGCCTGCGCCTATGTCTGCCCCTCAAGCATCCCGCTGGTGCAGTACTACCGGGCCGCGAAGGCGGACATCCGCGATCTCGAGCAGAAGCAGCAAAAGGCCGAACATTCACGACAGCGCTTCGAGCTCCGCCAGGAACGCCTGCGCAAGGCCGAGGAGCAGAAAGAAGCCGAGCGCAAAGCACGTGCAGAGAAAGCCGCACGCGCCAAGGCCGCACAGGCAGATACACCGACCGCCGCCGCAGTGGCACAGGCCCAGGCGCAAAAACCGGGCCTGAGCGACGAGCAGAAGCGGCTGAAGATCGAGGCGAGCATGGCTCAGGTCGCGCTGCGCAAAGCCGAGAAACAACTGGCCGCACATGCGACCGCCGAGCTCGAGGCCCAGGTAGTGCAGTTGCGCGAGGCTGCCGCCGCAGCCCAGCAAGCGCTGGATGCGGCGCTGCCGACCCAGCCTGCCGTGAACGACGATACCGCCGCCAAGAAGGCCAAGATCGAAGCGGCCATGCTCAAGGCGCAGATCCGCAAGCTAGAGAAACTGGACGCCCCGGATGCCGACCAGCAGGCCGAGCTGGCCCGTCTGCGCGAGCAGCTCGAACAGGCTGAGCGGGCCGTGGCAAGCGCCGCCCCTGCGCCAGCCGCGACACCCGCCGTGCAGGACGACGCCTTGAAGAAGGCCAAGATCGAAGCAGCCATGCTCAAGGCACAGATCCGCAAGCTCGAGAAACTGGACGCCTTGGATGCCGACCAGCAGGCCGAACTGGCCCGTCTGCATGAACGGCACGAGTCGGCCCAAGCGGCCGTTACGGCACTGGAAAACGGCTTGGCGACCTCGCCTGCCAAAGCGGAGGCCGATCCAACCCTGAAGCAGGCGAAGATCGAGCTGGCAGTGAGGCGTGCCGCGTTAAAGAAAGCCGAAAAAGCAGGCCGCGAAGCGTCCGAACTGGCAGCGCTGCGAGCTGAGCTGGAGCAAGCCGAACAGGCTCTGCATGCCGCTGAACAGGCCTGCGGCAAGCCGGCGCCGGTACTGGTTCGCACGGGCAATCCAGCGGTCGATGAAACCACCCGGGCACTGAAGACCGAACTGGCCTTTGCCCGTGCCGACCTGCGCAAGCTGGAACGTGAGGCGAGCCCCGATGCTGCTGCGCTGCTAGCCGCACGCCAGCGCCTGGCCGAAGCCGAGCGAAAACTCACGGAGCAGGTGACCTAGCGATTGCGTCGGGCGCCCTGACAAAAAGACAGCGGCTCGATTAGGAGCACGGCGCACCTGACCCCAGGTCGGCTGCGTCACTGCATGGATACAATGCCGGCCCGCGCTGGCAGCTGGTGGTTTCGACCCCCATACGCACATTTACGGAGCATTCATGGCCCTGCCCCGCCTCACCTCGCC is part of the Stutzerimonas balearica DSM 6083 genome and harbors:
- the rsxB gene encoding electron transport complex subunit RsxB, whose translation is MSMVLVAVLALLALCLVCGAILGFAAVRFRVEGDPIAEQVNALLPQTQCGQCGYPGCKPYAEAIAAGDKINKCPPGGEATIQALADLLDVEPEPLDAEGGEKPQMVAYIREAECIGCTKCIQACPVDAIVGAARQMHTVIVSECTGCDLCVEPCPVDCIDMIEVGRDLRSWKWDLPTPPGRLIATDREQAA
- a CDS encoding enoyl-CoA hydratase; the protein is MRTALEPYQSGFFDVTHKLTVEKHGHTALITINHPPANSWDRESLIGLKQVVEHLDRDDEIYALVITGQGERFFSAGADLQQFAEGDPIRAQEMVRRFGEAFEALRDFRGVSIAAINGFALGGGLECALACDLRIAEEQAELGLPDAAFGLSPCGGGTQALAWLVGEGWAKRMILCGERIRADTALRIGLVEQVCPSGESRGHALMLAARAAQQSPVAIRAIKPLIDGARKRLPESFRAAERETFLRLFDAADTREGIQAFLEKREPRWRNR
- the rsxC gene encoding electron transport complex subunit RsxC; translation: MSALKVWDIPGGIHPPEHKTLSNGTPIQQPPLPRRLIVPLAQHLGAPAEPCVAVGERVLKGQKIAEATSAVSAPVHAPTSGVVSFIGPQPYPHTSGLPSAAIVIDSDGQDEWIACEAISDYRALEPTELLARIRQAGITGLGGAGFPTAVKLAARPAQQIRTLIINGTECEPYITADDLLMRERASALVSGIDILVHLIAPAEVMIGIEDNKPEAIAAVRQALGERPYVLKVFATKYPSGGERQLIQILTGEEVPSGGLPADIGMLCQNVGTCVAVHDAVLLGRPLISRITTLTGEALSQPMNVEALIGTPVGELLEFAGLHRDRLSRLIMGGPMMGFTLPSLDVPLIKTTNCLLAVTAAELPAPPPALPCIRCGECAEVCPARLLPQQLHFFALGQEHEQLKAHNLFDCIECGACAYVCPSSIPLVQYYRAAKADIRDLEQKQQKAEHSRQRFELRQERLRKAEEQKEAERKARAEKAARAKAAQADTPTAAAVAQAQAQKPGLSDEQKRLKIEASMAQVALRKAEKQLAAHATAELEAQVVQLREAAAAAQQALDAALPTQPAVNDDTAAKKAKIEAAMLKAQIRKLEKLDAPDADQQAELARLREQLEQAERAVASAAPAPAATPAVQDDALKKAKIEAAMLKAQIRKLEKLDALDADQQAELARLHERHESAQAAVTALENGLATSPAKAEADPTLKQAKIELAVRRAALKKAEKAGREASELAALRAELEQAEQALHAAEQACGKPAPVLVRTGNPAVDETTRALKTELAFARADLRKLEREASPDAAALLAARQRLAEAERKLTEQVT
- the rsxA gene encoding electron transport complex subunit RsxA, with the protein product MTELALIMVSAILVNNFVLVQFLGLCPFMGVSKKIETAIGLSLATTFVLTLAAMCSYLVQRYVLQPLDLEFLRTISFILVIAVVVQFTEMVVNKTSPLLYRVLGIFLPLITTNCIVLGVALLNANKSEFTFITATANGFAAGLGFSLVLVLFAAMRERIAIADVPRSFQGPAIGMITAGLMSLAFMGFTGLIKL